In Bacillus sp. Cs-700, one genomic interval encodes:
- a CDS encoding polysaccharide biosynthesis protein, with translation MKTEENQKGFWHGALLLTAVALFMKVLSVGYRIPYQNITGDIGFYVYQQIYPFYSIAIILATYGFPVVISRLISEQLAKNNADQAKELSRYSFYILAMLGFGGFLLLYGTAPLLATLMEDHRLIGPLRTTAFSFLIMPGIASIRGYFQGQENVVPTAWSQVTEQSVRVVAILTISISLVAGGADAYAAGTGAALGSLVGGLAAFILLFVLRYRHQPLRINSLKARSFRFFGVARRILTEGTLVCVSALVMVLFQLMDAVTIVPGLMEHGLSSIGARETKGIFDRGQPLMQVGTVLATSLSLSIVPVISKASAEKQKEFIRDKAALSLKVSFVIGLAASAGLALIMKETNVMLFKDQSLSPTLSLLAFAIFFSSLAMTASGVLQGVGLARKAARYAVIGIFVKGFLNLILIPLIGINGAAFATVIGFAVVAGLTVFAVHSKVKLIEYPFYLRRAVAAVMVMSTAVIILQFFIPSFLSRGLSSISALAGAIAGGLVFGFATLILQVFTEKELLQLPKGEKISLYQTKLKRGA, from the coding sequence ATGAAAACAGAAGAAAATCAAAAAGGATTCTGGCACGGAGCGCTTTTACTTACTGCAGTCGCTCTTTTTATGAAGGTGCTAAGCGTTGGCTATCGAATTCCTTATCAAAATATTACTGGTGACATCGGTTTTTATGTCTATCAACAAATTTATCCGTTCTACTCGATCGCTATCATTCTTGCTACATATGGGTTTCCGGTTGTCATTTCACGTCTTATCTCTGAACAGCTTGCAAAAAATAACGCTGATCAAGCGAAAGAGCTGTCGCGTTATAGTTTCTATATCCTTGCTATGCTTGGTTTTGGTGGGTTTCTGCTCCTGTATGGTACTGCTCCTTTGTTAGCTACGTTAATGGAGGATCACCGTTTAATTGGACCGCTGCGCACCACAGCCTTTTCATTTCTTATTATGCCTGGTATTGCGTCGATTAGAGGTTATTTTCAAGGGCAAGAAAATGTGGTTCCTACAGCGTGGTCACAAGTAACCGAACAATCTGTTCGTGTCGTAGCGATCCTTACCATATCGATAAGTCTTGTTGCAGGTGGAGCGGATGCTTATGCAGCGGGAACTGGGGCTGCACTTGGGTCATTAGTAGGTGGCCTTGCAGCCTTCATTCTGCTCTTTGTTCTTCGCTATCGACATCAGCCGCTCCGTATAAATTCTCTAAAAGCACGCTCATTTCGTTTTTTTGGCGTCGCTCGCAGGATCTTAACGGAAGGGACATTAGTATGTGTCAGTGCTCTTGTGATGGTCCTTTTCCAGCTGATGGACGCAGTAACCATCGTACCGGGGTTAATGGAACATGGACTTTCTTCAATAGGGGCTAGGGAAACAAAAGGAATATTTGATCGCGGTCAGCCCCTTATGCAGGTGGGCACAGTGCTTGCTACCTCACTTTCGTTATCAATTGTACCGGTAATCTCGAAAGCATCAGCGGAAAAGCAGAAGGAGTTCATTCGTGATAAGGCTGCTCTTTCTCTAAAAGTTAGTTTTGTTATAGGACTTGCAGCTTCCGCAGGGCTAGCGCTCATCATGAAGGAAACCAATGTGATGCTTTTTAAAGATCAATCTCTTTCACCTACGCTCAGCCTTCTTGCATTTGCGATTTTCTTCAGTTCCCTTGCGATGACTGCATCAGGTGTTTTGCAAGGTGTGGGTTTAGCAAGAAAAGCGGCTCGTTATGCAGTAATTGGTATATTTGTGAAGGGGTTTTTAAATCTTATTTTGATTCCACTAATAGGCATTAATGGGGCTGCATTTGCAACAGTCATTGGCTTTGCAGTGGTTGCAGGACTAACTGTTTTTGCTGTGCATTCTAAAGTAAAATTGATTGAATATCCTTTCTATTTAAGACGAGCTGTAGCGGCTGTGATGGTTATGAGTACAGCTGTAATAATACTGCAGTTCTTTATTCCTTCGTTTCTCTCTAGAGGACTATCCAGTATCTCAGCACTTGCAGGAGCCATAGCTGGAGGTCTCGTGTTCGGGTTCGCAACACTCATACTGCAAGTATTTACAGAAAAAGAATTACTGCAATTACCTAAAGGAGAGAAGATCTCTTTGTATCAAACTAAATTAAAGAGAGGAGCCTGA
- a CDS encoding phosphotransferase, with product MTGTSKNQVADVPRGTRISGKWNKQTYQIMKKLGNGALGTVYLADSLKGRVALKIGTDSMSITSEVNVLKQLSMVQGTVLGPFFYEIDDWERSGKCYPFYVMEYIDGEPLFAFINRRGKEWIGILMLQLLRDLSALHREGWVFGDLKPDNLLVEGSPPKLRWLDVGGTTSMGRSVKEFTEFFDRGYWGLGNRVAEPSYDLFSVAMIVLNAGYPNRFDRPKKGTEDYLINKIENNQLLKEYKPILSKALFGKYQHASEMRQELFIILQGGEKTKVRKNKSRSANSRVATRRNRPPAKKKRSGWIETVLLVAFLLFFYTLYLVGHIF from the coding sequence ATGACGGGTACATCGAAGAATCAAGTAGCTGATGTTCCCCGTGGAACAAGAATTAGCGGGAAATGGAACAAGCAAACCTATCAAATTATGAAAAAATTAGGGAACGGCGCTCTCGGTACGGTCTATTTGGCAGACTCCTTAAAAGGGCGAGTCGCTTTAAAAATAGGAACTGACAGTATGTCCATTACGTCAGAAGTAAATGTTCTAAAGCAGCTTTCGATGGTCCAGGGAACAGTTCTTGGGCCGTTTTTCTATGAGATCGATGATTGGGAACGAAGTGGGAAATGTTATCCTTTCTACGTCATGGAATACATTGATGGAGAACCACTTTTTGCTTTTATTAATCGAAGAGGAAAAGAGTGGATCGGCATTTTAATGCTTCAATTGCTTCGTGATCTTTCAGCTCTTCATAGAGAAGGGTGGGTTTTTGGAGACTTAAAGCCGGACAACCTTTTGGTTGAAGGTTCTCCTCCAAAATTGAGGTGGCTAGATGTGGGAGGAACGACGTCGATGGGGAGGTCTGTTAAGGAATTTACGGAGTTTTTCGATCGGGGCTATTGGGGACTCGGTAATCGAGTAGCGGAGCCTTCCTATGATTTATTTTCAGTAGCAATGATCGTTCTAAACGCTGGCTACCCAAATCGGTTTGATCGCCCCAAGAAAGGGACAGAAGACTATTTAATAAACAAAATTGAGAATAATCAACTTCTTAAAGAATATAAACCAATTCTTAGCAAAGCTTTATTCGGAAAGTATCAACACGCTTCAGAAATGAGGCAAGAACTCTTCATTATTTTACAAGGAGGAGAGAAAACGAAAGTACGTAAAAATAAAAGTCGCTCTGCCAATTCTCGAGTCGCAACACGTCGTAATCGTCCTCCAGCCAAGAAAAAGCGGTCAGGGTGGATTGAAACCGTTCTTCTCGTAGCTTTCCTTCTATTCTTCTATACTTTATACTTAGTTGGTCACATTTTTTAA
- the mazG gene encoding nucleoside triphosphate pyrophosphohydrolase, translated as MASITIIGTGAGDLTQLSLGSYRKLKSADRIFARTLDHPVLRELMSEGLVVTGFDDIYQSNDSFEETYRTIVDRLFEEAQQSSLIYAVPGHPMMAEATVQLLLEEQAQHGVEVIVAGGQSFLDDLFTAVRIDPIEGCQILDATRFTKSEVQVRNHLIFVQVYDQFTASSVKLTLMELLPDDYEVTVLQAAGSQDEKIMTVPLFELDRSMEVNNLTAVYVPPVKDTTLLYQDFEWVRHVVARLRGPGGCPWDQKQTHESLKKYLIEEAYEVLEAIDDQDDEHLADELGDVLLQVLLHAQIGEDEGMFTMEDVIGKLSDKLIRRHPHVFGDEQVQTAEEVVGLWNQVKEQEKSTAPSQFDTIQKGLPGLMRANELQKAAAKVGFDWDEVDPILEKVQEELTEFKEAVNNKTFHDQEDELGDLLFALVNVARYYKIDPEVAIHRTNHKFVSRFQYIERRVKEKGLEIEKLSLEELDYFWNEAKRN; from the coding sequence ATGGCGAGTATTACAATTATTGGAACTGGAGCGGGAGACCTTACTCAGCTCTCTCTCGGCAGTTATCGGAAGCTGAAGTCGGCTGATCGAATTTTTGCAAGAACGCTTGATCACCCCGTCCTTAGAGAGTTAATGAGTGAAGGGCTTGTGGTGACAGGTTTTGACGATATTTATCAAAGTAATGATTCTTTTGAGGAAACATATCGCACCATTGTTGACCGTCTATTTGAAGAGGCACAACAGAGCTCTCTCATTTATGCTGTTCCCGGACATCCAATGATGGCTGAGGCGACTGTACAGCTCCTTTTAGAGGAACAAGCTCAGCATGGCGTTGAAGTGATTGTTGCTGGAGGACAAAGTTTCCTTGATGATTTATTTACTGCAGTTCGGATCGATCCAATTGAAGGCTGTCAGATTCTCGATGCAACGCGTTTTACAAAATCCGAAGTTCAAGTCCGCAATCATTTAATATTTGTACAGGTTTATGATCAATTCACTGCTTCAAGTGTTAAATTGACCTTAATGGAGCTTTTGCCTGATGATTACGAGGTGACTGTTCTACAAGCAGCGGGGAGTCAGGATGAGAAAATAATGACAGTACCTTTGTTCGAGTTAGACCGATCAATGGAAGTTAATAATTTGACGGCAGTATACGTTCCGCCTGTAAAGGATACAACCCTTTTATATCAGGATTTTGAATGGGTACGACATGTAGTAGCCCGACTGCGCGGTCCTGGAGGCTGTCCTTGGGATCAGAAGCAAACGCACGAATCACTAAAAAAATACTTAATTGAAGAAGCTTATGAAGTGTTAGAAGCAATAGACGATCAAGACGATGAACATCTTGCTGATGAATTAGGAGATGTATTGCTTCAGGTTCTCTTACATGCTCAAATTGGTGAGGATGAGGGGATGTTTACAATGGAGGACGTTATCGGAAAGTTAAGCGATAAATTAATTCGAAGGCATCCACACGTATTTGGAGACGAACAGGTTCAAACCGCTGAAGAAGTAGTGGGGCTTTGGAATCAAGTGAAAGAACAGGAAAAGAGTACTGCCCCATCACAGTTTGATACGATTCAGAAAGGTCTTCCTGGTCTTATGCGAGCAAACGAACTACAAAAAGCAGCTGCTAAAGTGGGCTTTGACTGGGATGAAGTCGATCCAATTTTGGAGAAGGTTCAAGAGGAACTAACTGAATTTAAAGAAGCTGTGAACAATAAAACGTTTCATGATCAGGAAGACGAGCTTGGAGACTTATTATTTGCGCTCGTGAATGTAGCTCGCTACTATAAAATTGATCCAGAAGTAGCCATACACCGCACCAATCATAAATTTGTTTCTCGTTTTCAATATATTGAGAGACGAGTAAAGGAAAAAGGACTTGAAATAGAGAAGTTATCTCTTGAAGAACTAGATTATTTCTGGAATGAAGCAAAGAGGAATTAA
- a CDS encoding septum formation initiator family protein, whose translation MVTANKHKPKVTEVHSEYHQEKQLQDKVKERRKRGLVRRLTAFAVAALAIAILFISVFTSQAATIEEKNLQQKQAEEELTKLKEQEKYLTEEIEKLNDLDYIGELARRDYFMSKPGETIFKLPSSSN comes from the coding sequence TTGGTTACTGCGAATAAGCACAAGCCTAAAGTAACGGAAGTTCATTCGGAATATCATCAAGAAAAACAGCTACAGGATAAAGTGAAGGAACGTAGAAAAAGAGGTCTTGTTCGACGTCTTACTGCTTTCGCGGTAGCTGCTTTAGCCATAGCTATTCTATTTATCTCCGTATTCACTTCACAGGCAGCAACGATCGAAGAAAAAAACTTACAGCAAAAGCAGGCTGAGGAAGAATTAACGAAATTAAAAGAGCAAGAAAAATATTTAACTGAAGAAATTGAGAAACTTAATGACCTTGATTATATCGGTGAATTGGCAAGAAGAGACTACTTTATGTCAAAACCCGGTGAGACAATCTTTAAGCTTCCTTCTTCCTCAAATTGA
- a CDS encoding VWA domain-containing protein encodes MKKGTLRQILLITDGCSNQGEDPVAMAALAREHGMTVNVIGVLDENERTDGLKEIENIALSGGGIHQLVYAKQLSHTVQMVTRKAMTQTIQGFIHKELQSILGQEKEIEDLPPDKRGQVVEVVDELGETMDLEVLIMIDTSASMQHKLPTVEDALLDLSISLHSRIGENEYALYAFPGKRKQVERLMDWTPILKDIHTIFPKLTTGGITPTGPALKEAIDAYQKKRSKRGLLDDGYIEESSS; translated from the coding sequence ATGAAAAAAGGAACACTACGGCAGATTCTTTTAATAACAGATGGATGTTCGAATCAGGGGGAAGATCCGGTGGCCATGGCTGCTCTTGCAAGAGAGCACGGGATGACGGTTAATGTAATAGGTGTACTTGATGAAAATGAGCGGACCGATGGATTAAAGGAAATAGAAAACATCGCTTTATCTGGCGGGGGCATCCACCAGCTAGTTTATGCGAAACAGCTATCGCATACGGTGCAAATGGTAACGCGTAAAGCAATGACCCAGACGATCCAAGGGTTTATTCATAAGGAATTGCAATCGATCTTGGGTCAGGAGAAAGAAATAGAAGACTTACCACCTGACAAACGGGGGCAGGTAGTCGAAGTGGTTGACGAACTGGGGGAAACCATGGATTTGGAAGTGTTAATTATGATTGATACAAGTGCGAGTATGCAGCATAAACTTCCAACGGTAGAAGATGCCCTGCTCGATCTTTCGATTAGTCTTCATTCAAGAATTGGTGAAAATGAGTATGCCCTTTATGCATTTCCCGGGAAACGAAAGCAGGTAGAGCGACTGATGGATTGGACGCCGATACTGAAAGATATTCATACCATTTTCCCGAAACTAACAACGGGTGGTATTACGCCAACAGGCCCTGCCTTAAAAGAAGCCATTGATGCTTATCAGAAAAAACGTTCAAAGAGAGGGCTGCTAGATGACGGGTACATCGAAGAATCAAGTAGCTGA
- the spoVT gene encoding stage V sporulation protein T yields the protein MKATGIVRRIDDLGRVVIPKEIRRTLRIREGDPLEIFVDREGEVILKKYSPISELGDFAKEYAESLAEHSGHIALISDRDVYITTAGGPKKEYLNKSIGESVEKAMNERRCLLNESKSELIEGVPVETGHVIAPIIANGDPIGTVILLAKEDEKVTELEQKLSETAAGFLARQMEQ from the coding sequence ATGAAAGCAACAGGTATCGTGCGTCGTATTGATGATTTAGGGCGTGTTGTTATCCCGAAAGAAATTCGCAGAACACTCAGGATTAGAGAAGGGGACCCACTGGAGATTTTTGTTGATCGAGAAGGGGAAGTTATTCTCAAAAAATACTCTCCAATCAGTGAGCTTGGTGATTTTGCGAAAGAATACGCAGAGTCTCTAGCAGAGCATTCGGGGCATATTGCCCTTATCTCTGATCGCGACGTCTACATTACAACTGCGGGTGGTCCAAAGAAAGAATACTTAAACAAAAGCATTGGCGAATCTGTAGAAAAAGCGATGAATGAACGAAGATGTTTGCTAAATGAAAGTAAATCTGAACTCATTGAAGGAGTTCCTGTTGAAACAGGACATGTGATTGCTCCAATAATAGCGAATGGCGATCCAATTGGAACGGTCATCTTACTTGCAAAAGAAGATGAAAAGGTAACGGAATTGGAACAAAAGTTATCTGAAACAGCCGCCGGTTTTCTTGCAAGACAAATGGAACAATAG
- a CDS encoding S1 domain-containing RNA-binding protein: protein MAIEVGSKLQGKVTGITNFGAFVELPDGKTGLVHISEVADNYVKDINDFLTVGDQVEVKVIQVENDGKIGLSIKKAKDRPATERPQGRPQGRPQGGGRPQGGGGRPGGGGYKGKPRGGGRPQVESFEDKMSKFLKDSEDRLSTLKKQTESKRGGRGARRG from the coding sequence ATGGCAATCGAAGTAGGCAGCAAGTTACAGGGAAAGGTAACAGGTATTACAAATTTTGGTGCGTTTGTTGAACTACCAGACGGCAAAACAGGTCTCGTTCACATTAGTGAAGTTGCAGACAATTACGTTAAGGATATTAATGATTTTCTTACAGTTGGCGACCAGGTTGAGGTTAAAGTCATCCAGGTTGAAAACGACGGTAAAATTGGTTTATCGATCAAGAAAGCAAAAGATCGACCTGCAACTGAGCGTCCGCAGGGTCGTCCACAAGGTCGCCCACAGGGTGGAGGCCGCCCTCAAGGTGGCGGTGGCAGACCAGGTGGCGGTGGTTACAAAGGTAAGCCTCGCGGAGGTGGCCGTCCACAGGTAGAGTCATTTGAGGATAAAATGAGCAAGTTCCTTAAAGACAGTGAAGACCGCCTTTCAACTTTGAAGAAACAAACAGAGTCAAAACGAGGCGGTCGTGGCGCACGTCGCGGCTAG
- the yabP gene encoding sporulation protein YabP: protein MDNYYEYGTYDKASNTPEHDLVMKSRKSLEITGVKHVDSFDNEEFLLETTMGFLAIRGQHLKMKNLNVEQGRVSIEGKIFDMSYLDHHEGEKAKGFFSKLFK, encoded by the coding sequence ATGGATAATTATTATGAGTACGGCACATATGATAAAGCGTCAAACACACCTGAACACGATTTAGTTATGAAGTCACGTAAGTCGCTTGAAATTACTGGAGTGAAGCACGTCGATAGCTTTGATAATGAGGAGTTCCTATTAGAGACCACCATGGGCTTTCTCGCAATACGCGGTCAGCACTTGAAAATGAAAAATTTAAATGTGGAGCAAGGACGTGTCTCGATTGAAGGGAAAATCTTTGATATGAGCTACCTCGACCATCACGAAGGGGAAAAAGCTAAAGGATTCTTTAGCAAGTTATTCAAATGA
- a CDS encoding RNA-binding S4 domain-containing protein yields MRLDKFLKVSRLIKRRSIAKEICDKGRIEVNGNKAKAGTNVKAGDELVISFGHKKVTARVDEIKETTKKEEANNMFTILKEEAAGE; encoded by the coding sequence ATGAGACTAGATAAATTTCTAAAAGTATCACGATTAATTAAGCGCCGATCCATCGCAAAAGAAATTTGTGATAAAGGTCGTATTGAAGTAAATGGTAACAAAGCAAAAGCAGGCACGAACGTTAAAGCGGGTGATGAGCTAGTGATTTCATTTGGCCATAAAAAAGTGACGGCTCGCGTGGATGAGATAAAAGAAACGACAAAGAAAGAAGAAGCAAATAACATGTTTACCATCCTGAAAGAAGAAGCAGCTGGTGAATAA
- the spoIIE gene encoding stage II sporulation protein E, whose protein sequence is MQSELVMERSKSRVGKWIHGTKSRLETILFQRGLLLFVIGFLLGRAVILTQVTPFAIPFFGAVFFLRRERAPMIIAALLAGAISTSNLQNTAFIMCGILVFLIINRFVKLSSLSLVKTLPILVFATSMIGRLILSLLTERSLANTNWILAAVEGALGMILTIIFIQSIPVLSIKKRTQALKNEEIISFIILLATMLTGTIGWVVYGFSIENILSRYLVLIFAYVGGAAIGSTVGVVTGLILALANVASLYQMSMLAFSGLLGGLLKDGRKIGVGMGLLIGTLLIALYGSGPEFLYPNLMESVIAVLLFFFTPSKVTSQLSKYIPGTVEHANEQQQYLRKVRDVTANRVEQFSNLFQALSSSFTDSDAQADDQSEREVDYFLSHVTEKTCQNCFKKETCWAKNFDATYGYMTGIMEELEQTTELTNYSLKRDFDKHCIKANKVIDIIGKEMSHYHANRLLKKQVRESRKIVADQLRGVSHVMGDFAREIQKERDNLHQQEEQIMDAIQSMGLEVGQVEIYCLDEGNVDIEMKIPACGGRGEGEKVIAPMLSDILKENIIVKREVCAEHEHDTCHLYFGSAKDFVIETGVANAAKGGAWLSGDSHSTIELGAGKYAIAISDGMGNGERAHQESTETIQLLQKILHSGIDETVAIKSVNSVLSLRNTDEMFSTLDLAMIDLQDASAKFLKIGSIPSFIKRGDRVMMVESGNLPMGIIPEFDVEVVSEQLKAGDLLIMMSDGIYEGVKNIENPEFWMKRKIRELDTDKPQEIADLIMEEVIRTEYGRIDDDMTIVVARIKRNVPKWSTIPIYSAPSFRKKKAQ, encoded by the coding sequence ATGCAAAGCGAATTAGTCATGGAGAGGTCAAAATCAAGGGTGGGAAAATGGATTCATGGAACAAAAAGTCGGTTAGAAACGATTCTTTTCCAACGTGGATTACTTCTGTTTGTAATAGGGTTTTTACTTGGACGAGCTGTCATTCTTACACAAGTAACCCCTTTCGCCATTCCTTTCTTTGGAGCTGTGTTTTTTCTAAGACGTGAACGTGCACCAATGATAATCGCCGCCTTGCTAGCCGGAGCCATTTCTACTTCTAATCTACAGAACACTGCATTTATTATGTGTGGCATTCTTGTTTTTCTTATCATTAATCGTTTTGTGAAATTATCCTCTCTTTCTCTCGTTAAGACCCTACCGATCCTAGTGTTTGCTACAAGTATGATAGGACGACTCATTTTGAGTTTACTGACAGAGCGCTCCCTAGCTAATACAAATTGGATTTTAGCAGCGGTAGAGGGTGCGCTTGGAATGATTTTAACCATTATATTTATTCAAAGCATACCGGTTCTTTCAATCAAGAAAAGAACGCAGGCACTTAAGAATGAGGAGATCATTAGCTTCATTATTTTGCTTGCAACTATGTTAACTGGAACGATCGGTTGGGTCGTTTATGGATTTTCGATTGAAAACATTTTATCTCGTTATCTTGTATTAATTTTTGCTTATGTTGGAGGAGCGGCCATTGGTTCAACGGTTGGGGTAGTGACCGGATTAATTCTGGCACTTGCTAATGTTGCCAGTCTCTATCAGATGAGTATGCTCGCATTTTCAGGATTACTTGGGGGTTTACTAAAGGATGGGAGGAAAATCGGCGTCGGGATGGGGCTTCTTATAGGGACACTATTGATTGCCCTATACGGGAGCGGTCCTGAATTTTTGTATCCTAACCTGATGGAATCGGTGATTGCCGTATTGCTCTTTTTCTTTACTCCATCTAAAGTTACCTCTCAACTTTCTAAATACATTCCAGGGACGGTTGAGCATGCCAATGAACAGCAGCAATACCTTCGGAAAGTACGCGACGTAACAGCCAATCGCGTCGAGCAATTTTCGAATTTATTTCAAGCGCTCTCAAGTAGCTTTACGGATTCTGATGCACAAGCTGATGATCAGTCTGAGAGGGAGGTTGATTATTTTCTAAGTCATGTGACTGAAAAAACGTGCCAAAATTGTTTTAAGAAAGAAACGTGCTGGGCAAAAAACTTTGATGCCACATACGGTTATATGACAGGAATTATGGAGGAACTTGAACAAACGACTGAATTAACGAACTATAGCTTAAAAAGAGATTTTGATAAGCACTGTATTAAGGCCAATAAAGTTATCGATATTATTGGAAAGGAGATGAGTCACTATCACGCAAATCGCTTGTTAAAAAAGCAGGTTCGTGAGAGTAGAAAGATCGTGGCAGATCAATTGCGCGGTGTTTCACATGTGATGGGAGATTTTGCGAGGGAGATTCAAAAAGAACGTGATAACCTCCATCAACAAGAAGAGCAAATCATGGATGCGATTCAAAGTATGGGTTTAGAAGTTGGACAGGTAGAAATTTATTGTCTTGATGAAGGAAACGTCGACATTGAGATGAAGATTCCAGCATGTGGCGGAAGGGGAGAAGGAGAGAAAGTAATCGCACCGATGCTTTCAGACATTTTAAAAGAAAACATCATTGTCAAAAGAGAAGTCTGTGCTGAGCACGAGCACGATACTTGTCACCTTTACTTTGGATCAGCAAAAGATTTTGTGATTGAAACAGGTGTAGCAAATGCAGCAAAAGGAGGAGCATGGCTTTCTGGAGATAGCCATTCAACGATTGAATTAGGTGCTGGAAAATATGCGATTGCGATTAGCGATGGAATGGGCAATGGAGAGAGAGCGCACCAAGAAAGCACAGAAACGATTCAACTTCTCCAAAAAATTCTTCATTCTGGAATTGATGAAACAGTTGCCATTAAATCGGTTAACTCCGTGCTTTCTTTACGGAATACTGATGAAATGTTTTCTACACTCGATTTAGCGATGATTGATTTACAAGATGCTTCGGCAAAATTTCTTAAGATCGGCTCCATTCCAAGTTTTATTAAGAGAGGCGATCGCGTGATGATGGTGGAATCAGGTAATCTACCAATGGGCATTATTCCTGAATTTGATGTTGAGGTCGTAAGTGAGCAATTAAAGGCTGGGGATTTACTAATAATGATGAGTGATGGCATTTATGAAGGTGTGAAAAATATTGAGAATCCAGAATTTTGGATGAAGCGAAAAATTCGAGAGCTGGACACAGATAAACCGCAAGAAATCGCAGACCTCATTATGGAAGAGGTGATTCGAACAGAATATGGAAGAATTGATGACGACATGACAATTGTTGTTGCGAGAATCAAACGAAACGTACCTAAATGGTCGACGATCCCAATTTATTCAGCCCCATCATTTAGAAAGAAAAAGGCGCAGTAG
- the yabQ gene encoding spore cortex biosynthesis protein YabQ, protein MTLSVQFYTMVAMVAMGVWLGIAMDTYSRFLHPNRKKNWLLYANDVVFWLLQGLLIFYVLYFVNEGAIRFYVFLAILCGYSAYRALLQPLYRRLLERIILVVLATSRFIKSLFIHLIYKPLRFILKVLFSLCMMIVSMMTTIIWFIFNVFWVPLKWAISLIWRLLPQQVQTSLTKVAGVADKTKNYIYQWLTKIRK, encoded by the coding sequence ATGACATTATCGGTGCAATTCTATACGATGGTTGCGATGGTGGCTATGGGAGTATGGCTTGGAATAGCCATGGATACCTATAGCCGTTTTCTTCATCCAAATAGGAAAAAAAATTGGTTGCTCTATGCTAATGATGTTGTCTTTTGGCTCCTACAGGGACTACTTATTTTTTATGTTCTGTATTTTGTTAATGAAGGAGCGATCCGATTTTATGTCTTTTTAGCCATATTATGTGGCTATTCAGCCTATCGCGCTCTTTTACAACCGTTATATCGTCGTTTACTAGAACGAATTATTTTAGTGGTTCTAGCAACCAGTCGCTTTATTAAATCACTGTTTATTCATTTGATCTACAAGCCTTTAAGGTTCATATTGAAAGTTCTATTTAGCTTATGTATGATGATAGTGAGTATGATGACAACCATTATTTGGTTTATCTTTAATGTTTTTTGGGTACCGTTAAAGTGGGCAATCTCGTTGATATGGCGATTATTACCTCAACAGGTGCAGACATCACTAACAAAAGTAGCAGGAGTTGCCGATAAAACAAAGAACTACATATACCAATGGTTAACTAAAATACGAAAGTGA